One genomic region from Chloroherpetonaceae bacterium encodes:
- a CDS encoding alpha/beta hydrolase-fold protein — MKLSSLFVLITSFWFSHQVIQAQYPDSAKFQTFSEFKSALVTASNSPTELNVLWQLLLNSRRVPFAIGDSVAFLYRGNSSSVKWNGDFNNWGGSSGGTGVKIGNNDVWIWETVFPNDARLDYKIVLNGNNWILDPNNPNQQMSGFGPNSELRMPQYVSPIFAYRKQGVAQGPLTSNQLISSNNLGYSLHYRVYTPNGYNTLSNLPVIYVTDGQEYSHDQMGSMVITLDNLIAEGSIRPIIAVFISPVNPSNSSQNRRQNEYPMNTTYLNFVKNELVPLIDTNYKTAKSQDQRAILGTSLGGICAAFFGVRASHTFGLIGIQSPAFWYSPGIYTDYQDSVKLPLKVYMSSGTINDTRDRARQMRDLMQQKGYPLLYREVNEGHSWGNWRALMKEMLTFFFPPTPLKVKEGKTPQKKSKNFGLKNFPNPFNPTTQIQFNLKEPSDVTLEIYDALGKKVTTLLKSSHNQGNYSIPFEAGSLKLSSGVYFYKLKVNSKAGLFEETNAMMLVK; from the coding sequence ATGAAATTGAGTTCCCTTTTCGTTTTGATTACTTCTTTTTGGTTTTCCCATCAAGTCATCCAAGCACAATATCCCGACAGTGCGAAATTTCAAACATTTTCTGAATTTAAATCTGCGCTGGTAACTGCCTCAAACAGCCCAACGGAACTCAATGTACTCTGGCAATTGCTTCTTAATTCTAGGCGCGTCCCTTTTGCCATCGGCGATTCCGTGGCATTTCTTTATCGCGGAAATTCAAGCTCTGTAAAGTGGAATGGCGATTTCAATAATTGGGGAGGTTCGAGCGGAGGAACTGGTGTCAAGATTGGAAACAACGATGTGTGGATTTGGGAAACCGTTTTCCCCAACGACGCACGGCTCGATTATAAAATCGTTCTCAATGGGAATAATTGGATACTAGATCCCAACAATCCAAACCAACAAATGAGCGGCTTTGGACCGAATTCGGAACTCCGAATGCCGCAATATGTTTCTCCAATTTTTGCATATCGAAAGCAAGGTGTCGCTCAAGGGCCACTCACTTCAAATCAACTCATTTCATCAAACAATCTGGGTTATTCACTTCATTACAGAGTTTATACACCCAATGGTTATAACACGCTTTCGAATCTTCCAGTCATTTATGTTACCGATGGTCAGGAGTACTCTCATGATCAAATGGGCAGTATGGTGATTACCTTGGATAACCTTATCGCTGAGGGTTCGATACGGCCGATTATTGCAGTCTTTATCAGCCCGGTAAATCCATCAAATTCAAGTCAAAACCGGCGGCAAAATGAATATCCGATGAATACCACTTATCTCAATTTTGTGAAAAATGAACTGGTTCCATTGATTGATACTAATTATAAAACCGCAAAGAGCCAAGACCAGCGTGCCATTTTGGGCACTTCGCTTGGCGGAATTTGTGCGGCTTTTTTTGGTGTAAGGGCATCACATACTTTTGGGTTGATAGGGATTCAATCACCTGCATTTTGGTACTCGCCCGGGATTTACACCGATTATCAAGACTCCGTGAAATTACCGCTCAAAGTTTACATGAGCTCCGGAACCATTAATGATACACGAGATCGGGCGCGGCAAATGCGTGACTTAATGCAACAAAAGGGCTACCCACTGCTTTACCGAGAAGTGAATGAAGGGCACTCGTGGGGAAACTGGCGGGCATTGATGAAAGAGATGTTGACGTTTTTTTTTCCACCGACCCCACTGAAGGTGAAGGAGGGAAAAACGCCTCAAAAAAAAAGTAAAAACTTTGGGTTAAAAAATTTTCCTAACCCGTTTAATCCAACCACACAAATTCAATTCAACTTGAAGGAACCATCGGATGTCACGCTCGAGATTTATGATGCTTTAGGAAAAAAAGTCACCACACTTCTGAAATCCAGTCACAATCAAGGAAATTATTCTATCCCGTTTGAAGCTGGTTCGTTGAAACTTTCGAGCGGTGTATATTTTTACAAACTGAAAGTGAATTCAAAAGCTGGTCTTTTTGAAGAAACGAATGCAATGATGCTCGTTAAGTGA